Proteins from a genomic interval of Microbacterium esteraromaticum:
- a CDS encoding PqqD family protein produces MIDADDVVYIAPLPDGPIMVLDGVSALIWQTITDPVGATDTEVAAHVAAATGQRPDDIAGHVTSFLDDLVRRGVIIGADD; encoded by the coding sequence GTGATCGACGCCGACGACGTCGTCTACATCGCTCCGTTGCCCGACGGGCCGATCATGGTGCTCGACGGGGTCTCAGCGTTGATCTGGCAGACGATCACCGACCCGGTCGGAGCCACCGACACCGAGGTCGCCGCTCATGTCGCAGCGGCCACGGGACAACGGCCGGACGACATCGCCGGGCACGTCACATCCTTCCTTGACGACCTTGTGCGGCGTGGCGTCATCATCGGCGCCGACGACTAG
- a CDS encoding MauE/DoxX family redox-associated membrane protein has product MTTVMLVAPALLLGAVLIASGALKWRAPASLEEFEHLGVPKMFHRQWIVRLHPWGELALGLILMTTGGWVGLLAATIGAALMGTYLVLVIRARASTADASCACFGSTKRITAVTIARNVWLTLLGAAAVGTSWHLPLIGGPLAAMQADTWAAVLLGVAAALTVALVMWPDTKKDGVPAGAVQPASDDELDYVRSITPAIPVTLADGSTQTLRELSQQRPLLMLAVSATCGACTSTIESRHAWRELLPEVDIRLIVTVAPEDTPITETGPMMSVHDTQQLVGVSLGYASTPSAVLFGVDGMLAGGPVRGGATIQEFVDDIYESLHGERPAR; this is encoded by the coding sequence GTGACCACCGTGATGCTCGTGGCACCTGCGTTGCTGCTGGGTGCCGTTCTGATCGCCTCGGGCGCTCTCAAGTGGCGCGCACCCGCGAGCCTGGAAGAGTTCGAGCATCTCGGCGTTCCGAAGATGTTTCATCGGCAGTGGATCGTGCGCCTGCATCCGTGGGGTGAACTCGCGCTCGGCCTCATCCTGATGACAACCGGGGGATGGGTCGGACTGCTCGCGGCGACCATCGGTGCCGCGCTTATGGGCACGTACCTCGTGTTGGTCATTCGTGCGCGGGCCTCAACAGCCGATGCATCGTGCGCGTGCTTCGGGAGCACCAAGCGCATCACCGCGGTCACCATCGCGCGCAATGTCTGGCTGACACTGCTCGGCGCGGCCGCCGTCGGTACTTCGTGGCACCTTCCCCTCATCGGCGGACCGTTGGCAGCGATGCAGGCTGACACCTGGGCGGCGGTGCTGCTCGGTGTCGCGGCTGCTCTTACCGTCGCACTTGTGATGTGGCCCGACACGAAAAAGGATGGCGTTCCCGCAGGGGCCGTGCAGCCGGCATCCGACGACGAACTCGACTACGTGCGCTCGATCACCCCCGCGATACCCGTCACCCTTGCCGACGGATCGACGCAGACACTACGAGAGCTCTCACAGCAACGTCCGCTACTGATGCTGGCCGTCAGCGCGACGTGCGGCGCATGCACCAGCACCATCGAGAGCCGACACGCGTGGCGCGAGCTGCTGCCCGAGGTGGACATCCGACTGATCGTCACGGTTGCGCCCGAAGACACACCCATCACCGAGACAGGGCCGATGATGTCGGTGCACGACACCCAGCAACTCGTCGGTGTATCGCTGGGATACGCGTCGACGCCGTCGGCCGTGCTGTTCGGCGTGGACGGCATGCTCGCCGGCGGGCCAGTCAGAGGCGGCGCGACGATCCAGGAGTTCGTCGACGACATCTATGAGAGCCTGCACGGGGAGCGCCCCGCACGCTGA
- a CDS encoding glycosyltransferase — protein MTGAIVHEWLERFGGAENVVERLTGLYPDARVHALWNDAPDRFPASGVSETWLARTPLRRRKALALPLEPATWRFLGQSDADWILCSSHLFAHHARFSGPARHAPKFVYAHTPARYIWSPELDARGRSLPVRIAAPPLRSVDRRRAAESHAIAANSAAVRDRIRQHWRVDAEVIHPPVDVDAFTGEHALDEPDAAVLAALPSEYLLGASRFVSYKRLDLVIRAGRAAGLPVVLAGDGPEHDNLVQLARELGVEMHLVSRPSHALLVALFRRSVAFVFPAIEDFGIMPVEAMATGTPVIARDVGGTAETVLDGVSGALVGDFDDATVREAVNRVRELDPAAIVTRAREFDAAVFDRRMREWLPSS, from the coding sequence ATGACCGGGGCAATCGTCCACGAGTGGCTCGAACGATTCGGCGGTGCTGAGAACGTCGTCGAGCGGCTGACGGGGCTGTACCCGGATGCCCGAGTGCATGCACTCTGGAATGATGCCCCCGATCGCTTTCCGGCGTCGGGCGTCTCGGAGACGTGGCTGGCGCGCACGCCGTTGCGTCGTCGCAAGGCCCTTGCGCTGCCGCTCGAGCCCGCCACTTGGCGCTTCCTGGGACAGAGCGACGCCGACTGGATCCTCTGCAGCTCGCACTTGTTCGCCCATCACGCCCGGTTCTCGGGGCCGGCGCGACATGCGCCGAAGTTCGTGTATGCGCACACGCCGGCGCGCTACATCTGGAGTCCTGAGCTGGATGCTCGCGGCCGATCGTTGCCGGTGCGGATCGCCGCGCCACCGTTGCGGTCTGTCGATCGTCGTCGAGCAGCCGAATCACACGCGATCGCAGCGAACAGTGCCGCGGTGCGGGATCGTATTCGGCAGCACTGGAGGGTGGATGCCGAGGTGATCCATCCACCCGTCGATGTCGACGCGTTCACGGGTGAGCATGCACTGGACGAACCGGACGCGGCGGTGTTGGCAGCACTGCCTTCGGAGTACCTGTTGGGGGCATCCCGTTTCGTGTCGTACAAGCGGCTCGATCTGGTGATCCGCGCCGGACGGGCAGCGGGCCTACCCGTGGTTCTTGCCGGGGATGGGCCGGAACATGACAACCTCGTTCAGCTTGCGCGTGAGCTCGGTGTCGAGATGCATCTGGTGTCGCGACCGTCGCATGCGCTGCTGGTGGCGTTGTTCCGCCGTAGTGTTGCCTTCGTGTTCCCGGCCATCGAGGACTTCGGCATCATGCCGGTCGAGGCGATGGCCACCGGAACACCGGTGATCGCGCGCGACGTGGGCGGTACGGCCGAGACGGTTCTCGATGGTGTCTCGGGCGCGCTGGTCGGTGACTTTGACGATGCGACCGTGCGTGAAGCAGTCAACCGCGTTCGTGAGCTTGATCCGGCGGCGATTGTCACGCGTGCACGCGAGTTCGACGCCGCGGTCTTCGACCGGCGGATGCGAGAGTGGCTGCCCTCGAGCTGA
- a CDS encoding sugar transferase — protein sequence MVTLMSLIRAPKAETWLRAYARRLTATDTVIVIVAVFSAQLLRFGLGSSDLLLADSSVAANDVTYTVVSVLVVIGWLIALTVHSSRDHTIIGNGTSEYIRVADASLRYFGVVAIIAFLFKIQLARGYLLLALPIGVALLLLSRWMWRNWLAARRTEGGFVRRAVVIGAHDAAEHVAEQIVRETGSGIMLIGAVTDGVGDEELVPGVSRIGGFDDITAQLDAVGADTVVYAGSDAISPAQLRELGWDLDARRVDLIVAPKLTDIAGPRIHARPVAGLPLIHVEYPSFTGMRYATKRAFDILGSAALLTLLSPILLLIAVLVRRDGHPALFMQRRVGLDGKEFAMIKFRSMTADAEDRLASLLDQNEGNDVLFKMKDDPRITRIGKTLRRYSLDELPQLWNVLRGDMSLVGPRPPLAKEVSRYGEWMQRRFLVKPGITGLWQVSGRSDLSWEESVRLDLYYVENWSLTTDFLLLWRTARAVAKADGAY from the coding sequence ATGGTGACTCTTATGTCGTTGATTCGCGCACCGAAGGCCGAGACCTGGCTGCGGGCATACGCTCGACGGCTCACGGCTACCGACACGGTCATCGTGATCGTCGCGGTCTTCTCGGCGCAGTTGCTTCGGTTCGGGCTCGGCAGCAGCGACCTGCTTCTGGCAGACAGTTCTGTCGCAGCGAACGACGTCACCTACACCGTCGTCTCGGTGCTGGTCGTCATCGGCTGGCTGATCGCTCTGACCGTGCATTCCAGCAGGGATCACACCATCATCGGCAATGGCACGTCAGAGTACATCCGCGTCGCCGATGCGAGCCTGCGGTACTTCGGCGTCGTCGCGATCATCGCGTTCCTCTTCAAGATTCAGCTCGCCCGCGGGTACCTGCTTCTGGCGCTGCCGATCGGTGTCGCGCTGTTGCTGCTCAGCCGATGGATGTGGCGCAACTGGCTCGCTGCGCGCCGCACCGAGGGCGGTTTCGTGCGCCGCGCCGTGGTCATCGGAGCGCATGACGCCGCCGAGCATGTGGCAGAGCAGATCGTGCGCGAGACGGGTTCGGGCATCATGCTCATCGGAGCGGTGACCGATGGGGTCGGCGACGAGGAGCTCGTGCCGGGCGTCTCCCGTATCGGCGGGTTCGACGACATCACCGCACAGCTCGACGCTGTGGGGGCAGACACGGTCGTGTACGCCGGTAGCGATGCGATCTCGCCGGCACAGCTGCGCGAGCTGGGTTGGGATCTGGATGCTCGTCGAGTTGACCTGATCGTCGCTCCGAAGCTGACCGACATCGCGGGGCCGCGCATCCACGCACGCCCGGTGGCTGGCCTTCCGCTGATTCACGTCGAGTATCCGTCGTTCACGGGAATGCGGTACGCGACCAAGCGTGCCTTCGACATCCTCGGCAGCGCCGCACTGCTGACACTACTCAGCCCGATTCTTCTGCTGATCGCCGTTCTGGTGCGTAGGGACGGTCACCCGGCGCTCTTCATGCAACGGCGGGTGGGCCTTGACGGCAAAGAGTTCGCGATGATCAAGTTCCGCAGCATGACCGCTGACGCCGAGGATCGGCTGGCCAGCTTGCTGGATCAGAACGAGGGCAACGACGTGCTGTTCAAGATGAAGGACGACCCTCGCATCACCCGCATCGGCAAGACCCTGCGCCGGTACAGCCTCGACGAGCTGCCGCAGCTGTGGAATGTACTGCGTGGCGATATGTCGCTGGTCGGTCCGCGCCCGCCGCTGGCCAAAGAGGTCTCGCGCTACGGTGAATGGATGCAGCGGCGTTTTCTGGTCAAGCCCGGAATCACAGGCCTGTGGCAGGTCAGCGGTCGGAGCGACCTGTCGTGGGAAGAGAGCGTGCGCCTCGACCTCTACTACGTGGAGAACTGGTCGCTGACCACAGACTTCCTGCTGTTGTGGCGCACCGCGCGAGCGGTCGCGAAGGCCGATGGCGCGTACTGA